The Limnohabitans sp. region AGCCGTTTGGCGAACGCGCAAGCCTTGATCGATGGGGCCAACCAGAGCACGGCCTTGCTCGAAGGCGGTGAGAGCGACAGCGAAAGCGGCGCGTTGCGCCAGCTGTCCCGCACCATCCAAACCCTTCAATCTTTGGGACAGTATGAGGCCGAATTCAACGCCTTGGCCGAGGTGCTGGCGTCTGCGCAGGCCCAAGCCGAAGACGTGGCCCATAGCCTGCACAGCTATTTGCGGAAAACCGACCTGGACCCACAGCACTTGGCCCAACTGGACGAGCGCATGGGTCTGTGGCTGTCGCTGGCCCGGCGCTACAAAAAAATACCGGACGAGCTGCCCTTGAGCTTGCAAACCTGGCGCCAAGAGCTGGCCCAGCTCGATGCCGCCGCCGACCTGGACAGCCTGCAAAAAGCCGAACAAGCTGCCCACAAAGCTTGCCTGCAAGCAGCCAAAGCCGTATCAAATCAACGCCAAAAAGCCGCTAAACCATTGGCCCAAGCCGTCAGCAGCGCGATGCAGCAACTGGGCATGCAAGGCGGCCGCTTTGAGGTGCAGTTGCAAACCCTGGATGCGCCCGCGCAACATGGCCTGGAAGAAGTCAGCTTTTTGGTCGCCGGACACGAAGGCAGCACGCCCCGGCCCGTGGGCAAAGTGGCCTCGGGAGGCGAGCTCTCGCGCATCGCACTGGCCATTGCGGTGACCACCAGCGAGCTGGGCGAAGCCAGGACCTTGATCTTTGACGAGGTGGACTCCGGCGTGGGCGGTGCTGTGGCCGAAACCGTGGGCCGATTGATGAAACAACTCGGCCAACACCGGCAAGTGCTGGCCGTGACCCACCTGCCCCAGGTGGCCGCCTGCGCAGACCACCACCTGCTGGTGAGCAAGGCCGCGGCCAAGGGACAGGTCATCAGCCAGGTGCGTGGCGTCAAGGGCGAAGAGCGCGTGAACGAAATCGCCCGCATGTTGGGCGGCGAAAAGCTGTCCGCCACCACCCTAGCCCACGCCCGCGAAATGCTGGGCGATACCCCGCTGAAACCCCAAGGCCGCAAAGCCGCACAAAGCTGAGCATGGACATCATCCTCATCACCGGCATGTCCGGCTCTGGCAAATCGGTGGCGCTGCACGCCCTGGAAGACGCGGGTTATTACTGCGTGGACAACCTGCCGCCTGAGTTGCTGATTCCATTCGTCAAGCTCGAAGAGCAACACCAAGAGCGGCGTCTGGCGATTGCCATCGATGTGCGCAGCGCCTATTCTTTGCACCTGATGCCTGAGCAAATGGGTTTGCTGAGCAACATGGGCATGACGGTGAAGTCGGTTTTTCTGGACGCGAACTCCGACACGCTGCAGCGCCGATATTCTGAATCGCGGCGCAAACACCCTTTGTCGGGCGGCAACAAACCCCAAAGCGACAAAGCCTTGATTGAAACCATTGGTTTCGAGCGTGAATTGCTGGCCGACTTGCGCGATCGTGCACACATCATCGACACCAGCTTGCTGCGATCGGCACAGCTTCAAACCTACATCAAGACCTTGGTCAGCGCCCCTTCAGCCCAGCTGACCTTGGTGTTTGAATCGTTTGGCTTCAAACGCGGCATTCCCACAGATGCCGACTATGTGTTTGACGTGCGCATGTTGCCCAACCCCCATTACGAGAGCGCGCTACGCCCTTTGACGGGACGGGACGAGCCGGTGCAGGCCTATTTGCGCCAGTCCGAAGCGTTCTTGCAGATGCAAATGCAGATCGAGGGGTTCCTCATGCACTGGGTTCCAGCCATCGAACGCGACCACCGCAGCTACGTGACGGTGGCCATCGGCTGCACTGGGGGGCAGCACCGCTCGGTGTTCATGGTCGAGCAGTTGGCACAAAGCTTTGGCGCACGCTGGCTCACACTCAAACGGCACCGAGAACTCGACGCAGTCTAAGCCCGGCCTGCCCGCTTGATGCGCGACCTTGCAGAGCGAAAAAACTCCAGGCCTTTTACTTGGCCGCCAATAACAGCCGTATCGGCGCAGGCAACCCCATCTCAGGCCACGCACTGGCATCCACCCATTGGCCTTCACAAGCTGGGACCTGCAAAGCTGTGCTCGTCATCCGCACCGGGTGCAGGTGCAGGTCGCGATGCGTCAGCACATGCTTCCAGGGCTCGATGTATTGCGGCTGCGCGCCCTGCACCCATGCGGCCAGCAAGTCCGCTTCTGACTCAAAAACCGGCAAGCTGAACAAACCGGCCCAGATGCCTGTGCTTGGCCGCCTTTGGAGCCAGACCTGACCCTGCGAATTGACGGCCCACAAGAGCCAGAGCGTGACGCTGCGGCGCTTGAGTTTGCGGGTTTTGACGGGAAAGGCCAATGGCTCACCCAGCGCTTGGGCCTGGCACACGGCGCTCACAGGGCAGATCTCGCACTGTGTCTTGCGCGGTAAACACACAGTGGCCCCCAAATCCATCAGCGCTTGGGTGTAGCGGGGCATGTCAGTGTTCCGCGCGGGCAAAAGCTCTTGCGCCAAGGCCCACAAAGCCTTTTCGTTTTTGGTCACAGCCAAATCCTCTGCATAGCCCAGTACGCGGGTCAACACGCGTTTGACGTTGCCGTCCAGAATGGCCACCCGCTCCTGAAAGCAAAAAGCGGCAATTGCAGCAGCCGTCGATCGACCAATGCCGGGCAGGGTTTGCAGATCTTCAGCAAGGCGCGGAAAGGCTCCGCCAAAGCGCCCCATCACCTCTTGAGCGCACTTGTGCAGGTTGCGAGCCCGGCTGTAATAGCCCAAGCCGCTCCACAGCGCCAGCACATCGTCTTGGTGCGCGGCAGCCAAGGCGGCCACATCGGGAAAGCGCCCCAAAAACCGTGGAAAGTAATCGAGCACCGTCTTCACCTGCGTTTGTTGCAGCATGATCTCGGACAACCAGACACGGTAAGGATCTTGCGTGTTTTGCCAGGG contains the following coding sequences:
- the rapZ gene encoding RNase adapter RapZ, producing MSMDIILITGMSGSGKSVALHALEDAGYYCVDNLPPELLIPFVKLEEQHQERRLAIAIDVRSAYSLHLMPEQMGLLSNMGMTVKSVFLDANSDTLQRRYSESRRKHPLSGGNKPQSDKALIETIGFERELLADLRDRAHIIDTSLLRSAQLQTYIKTLVSAPSAQLTLVFESFGFKRGIPTDADYVFDVRMLPNPHYESALRPLTGRDEPVQAYLRQSEAFLQMQMQIEGFLMHWVPAIERDHRSYVTVAIGCTGGQHRSVFMVEQLAQSFGARWLTLKRHRELDAV
- the mutY gene encoding A/G-specific adenine glycosylase, which translates into the protein MPETLIAWADDFAHLMVDWQRQHGRQSLPWQNTQDPYRVWLSEIMLQQTQVKTVLDYFPRFLGRFPDVAALAAAHQDDVLALWSGLGYYSRARNLHKCAQEVMGRFGGAFPRLAEDLQTLPGIGRSTAAAIAAFCFQERVAILDGNVKRVLTRVLGYAEDLAVTKNEKALWALAQELLPARNTDMPRYTQALMDLGATVCLPRKTQCEICPVSAVCQAQALGEPLAFPVKTRKLKRRSVTLWLLWAVNSQGQVWLQRRPSTGIWAGLFSLPVFESEADLLAAWVQGAQPQYIEPWKHVLTHRDLHLHPVRMTSTALQVPACEGQWVDASAWPEMGLPAPIRLLLAAK
- the recN gene encoding DNA repair protein RecN, which produces MALTHITLRDFVIVHELALDLSSGFSVLTGETGAGKSILIDALQLALGARAEASVVREGASRCEVCAEFEPTTRIQAWLEEAGFEASANLLLRRTVDSSGKSRAWVNGSPATATQLRELGEQLLDIHGQHAWQSLTRPDAVRGLLDAYAGTDTRPLKAAWQAWRQAQQTLADALQAQSTLANERERLAWQIGELEKLNPQVDEWQELSSQHSRLANAQALIDGANQSTALLEGGESDSESGALRQLSRTIQTLQSLGQYEAEFNALAEVLASAQAQAEDVAHSLHSYLRKTDLDPQHLAQLDERMGLWLSLARRYKKIPDELPLSLQTWRQELAQLDAAADLDSLQKAEQAAHKACLQAAKAVSNQRQKAAKPLAQAVSSAMQQLGMQGGRFEVQLQTLDAPAQHGLEEVSFLVAGHEGSTPRPVGKVASGGELSRIALAIAVTTSELGEARTLIFDEVDSGVGGAVAETVGRLMKQLGQHRQVLAVTHLPQVAACADHHLLVSKAAAKGQVISQVRGVKGEERVNEIARMLGGEKLSATTLAHAREMLGDTPLKPQGRKAAQS